Proteins co-encoded in one Flavobacterium sp. M31R6 genomic window:
- a CDS encoding CAP domain-containing protein, producing the protein MKTKFIRFVTISFLLSILTSCTSEDNSKETEAKLPIVTVYNYSPMELETMTLINNYRVSIGLNALEKINHVSYKSEEHDEYMIANNVVNHDDFVARSENIIKALGALRVSENIAYNYNSAQAAFDAWMNSPGHRENIEGDFTHFGLSIRENPVNGRKYYTNIFVKI; encoded by the coding sequence ATGAAAACAAAATTTATCCGTTTTGTAACCATTAGTTTTCTGCTTTCTATTTTAACATCATGTACATCTGAAGATAATTCAAAGGAGACTGAAGCAAAATTGCCAATAGTCACTGTTTATAATTATAGTCCAATGGAATTGGAAACAATGACATTAATAAATAATTATAGAGTGAGTATTGGATTAAATGCTTTAGAAAAAATAAATCACGTCTCTTATAAATCAGAAGAGCATGATGAATATATGATTGCAAATAATGTTGTCAATCATGACGATTTTGTGGCTCGATCAGAAAATATAATAAAAGCATTGGGTGCGTTAAGAGTAAGTGAAAATATCGCATATAATTATAATAGCGCACAAGCTGCATTTGATGCCTGGATGAATAGTCCTGGCCATAGAGAAAATATTGAAGGTGATTTTACACATTTTGGATTATCTATAAGAGAGAACCCCGTTAATGGAAGAAAATATTATACAAATATTTTCGTAAAAATCTAA
- a CDS encoding histidine phosphatase family protein: MKNLILIRHAKSSWEAPLHDKDRPLTSQGMQSAHLVSSHAIKYLPKTFSIWSSTAERAIETALIFAQNINFPLESIIYKDELYTFDERKLEKVIKSYSNGYDSIIIFGHNEAITNFVNKFGDVNIDNVPTAGFVHIEFDNESWDTINKGKTKKILFPRDLK, from the coding sequence ATGAAAAATTTAATTTTAATTCGGCATGCAAAGTCTAGTTGGGAAGCACCTTTACATGATAAAGATAGACCTTTGACTTCACAAGGAATGCAAAGTGCTCATTTAGTTTCTTCTCATGCTATTAAATATTTGCCCAAAACCTTTAGTATTTGGAGTAGTACAGCTGAAAGAGCGATAGAAACGGCATTGATTTTTGCTCAAAATATAAATTTCCCTTTGGAAAGCATTATATATAAGGACGAGCTATATACTTTTGATGAAAGAAAATTGGAAAAAGTTATCAAATCATATAGTAATGGTTATGATAGTATAATTATATTCGGACATAACGAGGCTATTACAAATTTTGTTAATAAATTTGGGGATGTTAACATTGATAATGTTCCTACAGCCGGATTTGTTCATATTGAGTTTGATAATGAAAGCTGGGACACTATTAATAAAGGCAAGACAAAAAAAATACTATTCCCCAGAGATTTAAAATAA
- the ppk1 gene encoding polyphosphate kinase 1: MFEHKYIDREKSWLAFNARVLQEAADDTVPLLDRLRFLGIFSNNLDEFFRVRFAAIRRLSLSGISGEKYFGGVTAQQLIKDITEIVIQQQSESLRILNNIEEQLETENIFIIHENDINKEQEAFLKDFFIQKLSPELVTIILNDLAEFPVLKDSLGYLAVKLVMKKNLEVRYAIIEIPKMINRFVVLPSNNEKQYVILIDDVIRMHLSSIFNIFNYESVSAHMIKITRDAQLDIDSDLSKSMLEKISSSVKDRRIGEPVRFIYDQEIDKDTLKFFLDKMNIDSTDSIIPGGRYHNRRDYMDFPNLGRFDLLYKKNDPLPIPGLSLEGSILEKIAEKDYLLNAPYQSFAYLIKFLREAALDPKVTSIKITLYRLAKNSQIISSLINAAKNGKKVIVQIELQARFDEASNISYSEQMQTEGIQLIFGIKGLKVHSKVCVIERMEKNKIKRYGFISTGNFNEATAKIYTDVTLFTCHPQILKDISKIFEFFDINYKVQRYKHLIVSPQYTRHRFVKLIDREIAHAIAGRKTYMKLKMNSLSDLAMIDKLYEASKAGVKIQLEVRGICSLIPGVKGLSENIEAISIVDNYLEHSRVYIFGNAGFTEVYISSADFMTRNIDARVEVTCPIYDQEIKNELIENFDIGWKGNVKARFHSYKLDNKYRIRNDNPIFRAQLETYNYYLRKVELTGELKED; this comes from the coding sequence GTGTTTGAACATAAATATATTGATAGAGAGAAAAGCTGGTTGGCTTTTAATGCTCGAGTGTTACAAGAGGCTGCCGATGATACGGTACCATTATTAGACAGGTTAAGGTTTTTAGGAATTTTTTCCAATAATTTAGATGAATTTTTTAGAGTTCGATTTGCCGCCATAAGGCGTTTGAGTTTGAGTGGCATTTCTGGCGAAAAATATTTTGGCGGAGTTACTGCACAACAATTGATTAAAGATATAACAGAGATTGTTATCCAACAGCAATCCGAGAGTTTAAGAATTCTTAATAATATAGAAGAACAATTAGAAACCGAGAATATCTTTATTATTCATGAAAATGACATTAATAAAGAGCAAGAAGCCTTTTTAAAAGATTTTTTTATTCAAAAGCTAAGTCCTGAGCTTGTAACCATTATATTAAATGATTTAGCAGAATTTCCTGTTCTTAAAGATTCATTGGGATATTTGGCAGTAAAACTCGTGATGAAAAAAAATCTAGAAGTTCGTTACGCCATTATTGAGATTCCTAAAATGATTAATCGTTTTGTTGTATTACCTTCTAACAATGAAAAACAATATGTCATTCTGATTGACGATGTTATCAGAATGCACTTGAGCAGTATTTTTAATATTTTCAATTACGAAAGTGTTTCGGCTCATATGATTAAAATAACAAGAGATGCTCAATTGGATATTGATAGCGATTTGAGCAAAAGTATGCTTGAAAAAATATCGTCTAGTGTAAAAGACAGAAGAATAGGAGAGCCAGTTCGTTTTATTTATGATCAGGAGATAGACAAGGATACACTAAAGTTTTTTCTGGACAAAATGAATATCGATTCTACGGATAGTATTATTCCGGGAGGAAGATATCATAATAGACGGGATTATATGGATTTCCCGAATCTTGGAAGATTTGATTTATTATATAAAAAAAACGATCCTCTGCCAATACCTGGATTAAGTCTTGAAGGCAGTATTTTGGAAAAAATTGCCGAAAAGGATTATTTGTTAAATGCACCATATCAATCTTTTGCTTACTTAATAAAATTTTTGCGTGAAGCGGCTTTGGATCCCAAAGTAACTTCAATCAAAATTACGTTATATCGATTAGCCAAAAATTCTCAAATCATAAGTTCTTTGATTAATGCGGCAAAAAATGGAAAAAAAGTTATTGTTCAAATAGAATTGCAAGCCCGATTTGATGAGGCTTCTAATATTTCTTATTCCGAACAAATGCAAACCGAAGGAATCCAGCTTATTTTTGGAATAAAAGGATTGAAGGTTCATAGCAAAGTCTGCGTGATTGAAAGAATGGAGAAAAATAAAATAAAGCGATATGGTTTTATTTCGACAGGAAATTTTAATGAGGCTACAGCAAAAATTTATACGGATGTTACACTTTTTACATGTCATCCTCAAATATTAAAAGACATATCAAAAATATTTGAATTTTTTGATATCAATTATAAAGTGCAACGCTATAAACACCTTATTGTTTCGCCTCAATATACAAGACATCGTTTTGTGAAACTGATCGATCGAGAAATTGCACACGCAATAGCTGGTAGAAAGACTTACATGAAATTAAAAATGAATAGTTTGTCTGATTTGGCTATGATTGATAAATTATATGAAGCGAGCAAAGCAGGTGTGAAAATTCAATTGGAAGTAAGAGGTATTTGTTCATTAATTCCTGGAGTTAAAGGATTGAGTGAAAATATTGAAGCTATTAGTATAGTCGATAATTATTTGGAACATTCAAGAGTTTATATTTTTGGCAATGCTGGATTTACCGAAGTTTATATTTCATCGGCCGATTTTATGACCAGAAATATAGATGCAAGAGTAGAAGTTACGTGTCCAATTTATGATCAAGAAATCAAAAATGAATTGATTGAAAATTTTGATATCGGTTGGAAAGGAAATGTAAAAGCAAGATTTCATTCTTATAAACTAGATAATAAATACAGGATAAGGAATGATAATCCAATTTTTAGAGCCCAGTTGGAAACCTATAATTATTATCTAAGAAAAGTTGAATTGACAGGGGAATTAAAAGAAGATTAA
- a CDS encoding Ppx/GppA phosphatase family protein, translated as MIKIKKYAAIDIGSNAMRLLITNIVEEEGKETQFNKSSLVRVPIRLGQDAFTVGEISQENIERMIDAMKAFNLLMKVHKVERYMAFATSAMREAYNAKEVVALIKKKADIKIEIIDGKKEAAIIASTDLHHLLKTDETYLFVDVGGGSTEFTLFSNGKMVNSRSFKAGTVRLLNDMVCDVVWDEIEKWIKNNTADYEEVTLIGSGGNINKLFKMSGKIQEKPLSYIYMNSQYAYLSSLSYEQRISQLGLNPDRADVIVPATRIYLNAMKWSGARQIYVPKIGLSDGIVKAMYYGKV; from the coding sequence ATGATTAAAATTAAAAAATATGCTGCTATTGATATTGGGTCGAATGCTATGCGTTTATTAATCACCAATATTGTAGAAGAAGAAGGGAAGGAAACACAATTCAATAAGAGTTCATTAGTGCGTGTGCCTATTCGTTTAGGGCAAGACGCTTTTACTGTGGGGGAAATTTCTCAAGAAAATATAGAGCGAATGATTGATGCCATGAAGGCATTCAATTTGTTAATGAAAGTGCATAAAGTAGAACGATATATGGCCTTTGCAACATCGGCAATGCGTGAAGCCTATAATGCAAAAGAAGTGGTCGCTTTAATAAAAAAGAAAGCGGACATTAAAATAGAAATTATTGATGGTAAAAAAGAAGCCGCTATAATAGCTTCTACAGATTTACATCATTTATTAAAAACTGACGAAACCTATCTGTTTGTAGACGTTGGAGGTGGAAGCACTGAATTCACATTATTCTCTAACGGAAAAATGGTAAATTCAAGGTCATTTAAAGCAGGAACGGTTCGATTACTAAATGATATGGTTTGCGATGTAGTCTGGGATGAAATTGAAAAATGGATTAAAAATAATACTGCCGATTATGAAGAGGTTACCTTAATAGGATCTGGCGGGAATATTAATAAATTGTTCAAAATGTCGGGTAAAATTCAAGAAAAACCTTTATCATACATTTATATGAACTCCCAATATGCTTATTTAAGTTCACTTTCTTATGAACAAAGAATTTCTCAATTAGGTTTAAACCCTGACCGAGCAGACGTAATTGTTCCAGCAACTCGTATTTATTTGAATGCAATGAAATGGAGTGGCGCCAGACAGATTTATGTTCCAAAAATTGGACTTTCAGATGGAATAGTAAAAGCTATGTATTATGGGAAAGTATAG
- a CDS encoding OFA family MFS transporter, which translates to MSKNKYLIVLAGMIMQLSIGSIYAYSKWIEPLSKELNWGAHDTKTGFSLAICFLGLTAAFMGKFAQKIGPTKAGLIATLFLTIGLLGSALAVKMSSIYLFYLTFGVLQGIGLGFGYIVPVYTVVKWFPDRPGLASGIIIMSFALGSLLASFLIGPLYTSMGLSGAFSTLGICYGICMLLSALYLSNPISTSENQHTHVDLTPKQIITDKRFIALWLLLFLNVCGGIAIISKAAILGEEVVGMSATQATMFVAIIGLFNGLGRLFWSSISDKIGCWRTFMIFIGINAACFALIPTFSTDRISFQALTFIIIAGYGAGFATMPSFVKNIFGTEKYGPVLGYTLTAWSAAAFVGPLLLGLSTEITIFYLFAILLVIALFVGLWLKNLLLKLT; encoded by the coding sequence ATGTCAAAAAATAAATATTTGATCGTATTGGCAGGAATGATTATGCAACTGTCAATCGGGTCTATATACGCTTATAGCAAATGGATAGAACCCTTATCAAAGGAATTAAACTGGGGTGCTCACGATACCAAAACAGGTTTTAGCTTAGCAATTTGCTTTTTAGGATTAACAGCTGCTTTTATGGGTAAATTTGCTCAAAAAATTGGCCCAACAAAAGCTGGATTAATAGCAACCCTATTTTTAACTATTGGCTTATTGGGCAGTGCTTTGGCAGTCAAAATGAGTTCCATCTATTTGTTCTATTTAACATTTGGAGTTTTACAAGGAATCGGATTGGGATTTGGGTATATTGTCCCTGTTTATACTGTTGTAAAATGGTTTCCTGACCGCCCGGGGTTGGCTTCCGGGATTATCATAATGTCATTTGCTTTGGGTTCTTTATTGGCTTCCTTTTTAATTGGTCCTTTATATACTTCAATGGGACTGTCTGGTGCATTTTCTACTTTAGGAATCTGTTACGGAATTTGTATGCTTTTGAGTGCTTTATATTTGTCCAATCCGATAAGCACATCTGAAAATCAACATACACATGTAGATTTGACTCCAAAACAAATTATAACCGACAAACGTTTTATTGCATTATGGTTATTGTTATTCCTAAACGTATGTGGAGGAATTGCCATAATCTCTAAAGCTGCAATTTTAGGAGAAGAAGTAGTAGGGATGAGTGCTACACAAGCAACAATGTTTGTCGCCATCATCGGTTTGTTTAATGGATTGGGGCGTTTGTTCTGGTCAAGCATTTCCGATAAAATAGGTTGTTGGAGAACTTTTATGATTTTTATTGGAATAAACGCTGCCTGCTTCGCATTAATACCTACTTTTTCAACCGATAGAATCTCGTTCCAAGCTCTAACCTTTATTATTATTGCAGGTTATGGAGCTGGATTTGCAACCATGCCTTCATTTGTAAAAAATATTTTTGGAACAGAAAAATATGGACCGGTTCTTGGTTACACATTAACTGCTTGGTCGGCTGCAGCTTTTGTTGGACCATTATTACTAGGCTTAAGCACCGAAATCACAATTTTCTATCTGTTTGCTATATTGCTTGTAATTGCTTTATTTGTTGGATTGTGGCTAAAAAATCTTTTATTAAAACTTACTTAA
- the pflA gene encoding pyruvate formate-lyase-activating protein, whose product MYFPQQEYIDDSIDAQNPELLRIHSIETLGTHDGPGIRMVVFVQGCQFRCLYCQNPDTLDIHGGSFMPIEELIEKALHQKSYFGKKGGITVSGGEPLLQREKLIHFFDRLHENGIHTCLDSNGRVLDSKTEQLLEKTDLLLLDVKHINKEWHKKLTGLKNKTTLRVAEYRESTGKPMWLRYVLVPGWSDQEEYLHEWGQHFTSYKTVERVEIIPFHQLGKHKWEILGLEYQLADTVPHTAEEVNKAAEIFRLYFKNVKIK is encoded by the coding sequence ATGTACTTTCCACAACAAGAATATATTGACGACTCGATCGACGCACAAAACCCCGAATTATTACGAATCCACTCTATAGAAACATTAGGAACTCATGATGGGCCCGGAATTAGAATGGTTGTTTTTGTACAAGGATGTCAATTCAGATGTTTGTATTGTCAAAATCCAGATACTTTGGATATTCATGGGGGTTCTTTTATGCCTATAGAGGAACTAATCGAAAAGGCATTGCACCAAAAATCTTATTTTGGAAAGAAAGGAGGTATAACAGTCTCTGGTGGCGAACCGTTATTGCAACGTGAAAAATTAATTCACTTTTTTGACCGTTTACACGAAAATGGAATACATACTTGTTTGGATTCCAATGGAAGGGTTTTAGATTCCAAAACAGAACAACTATTAGAAAAAACCGATTTATTGCTATTGGATGTTAAACACATCAACAAAGAATGGCATAAAAAACTAACAGGGCTAAAAAATAAAACCACTTTACGAGTTGCAGAATACAGAGAAAGTACTGGAAAGCCGATGTGGCTGCGTTATGTATTGGTTCCAGGTTGGAGCGATCAGGAAGAATACCTACATGAATGGGGACAACATTTTACTTCGTATAAAACAGTGGAAAGAGTCGAAATTATTCCTTTTCATCAATTAGGAAAACACAAATGGGAAATCTTAGGCTTGGAGTATCAATTAGCAGACACAGTGCCTCATACAGCAGAAGAAGTAAATAAAGCTGCCGAAATATTCAGGCTCTACTTCAAAAATGTAAAAATTAAATAA
- the pflB gene encoding formate C-acetyltransferase, protein MKSTTETLYFKTGNWNNAIDVYDFVLQNITPYEGDAKFLVGPSEKTKTLWSVCKENLLQERKNNGCLAIDTNVISNITSFGPGYINKENEVIVGLQTDVLLKRAMKPFGGIKLVESAVAERGLKVSDEVVKIFNYAKDHNQAVFSAYDSEIRAYRSKHLLTGLPDNYARGRIIGDFRRIALYGVDRLIEIKKNDFAAVAGEMTDHKVRLREEISEQIKALQDMKIMANSYGIDISVPATNAQEAVQFTYLAYLSAVKEQDGAAMSLGNVSSFLDIFIENDLKSGLITEEEAQEFIDQFVMKLRLVRHLRPGAYDEIFGGDPTWVTEAIGGQLNDGRTKVTKTSFRFLQTLYNLGASPEPNLTILWSQNLPIGFKDFCAQVSIDTSSLQYENDDLMRTNRGSDDYGIACCVSYQKIGKTIQHFGARANLPKALLMALNGGREEDKGSVVIRNIPQMEDGVLDYDSVKNMFKITLAEVARVYAKSMYIIHYMHDKYYYERAQMALIDSDPNIDIAYGAAGISIIADSLSAIKYAKVTPVRNDIGLTVDFNIEGDFPKFGNDDDRVDSIAQEITTIFIEELRKHKAYKNATPTLSLLTITSNVMYGSNTGSTPDGRKAGEAFAPGANPMHGRDVNGAIASLNSVSKLNYEDAQDGISYTFTMVPKSLGSDKEEQILNLETILDSYFGKNAHHLNVNVLDKETLMDAYNHPENYPQLTIRVSGYAVNFVRLSKAHQLEVITRTFHETM, encoded by the coding sequence ATGAAAAGTACGACAGAAACACTATATTTTAAAACAGGAAATTGGAATAATGCAATTGATGTTTATGATTTTGTTTTGCAAAATATTACTCCTTATGAAGGAGATGCCAAATTTTTAGTGGGGCCATCAGAGAAAACTAAAACGCTATGGAGTGTTTGCAAAGAAAATTTACTTCAGGAAAGAAAAAACAATGGCTGTTTGGCAATTGACACAAACGTTATTTCAAATATAACCTCATTTGGACCAGGATACATTAATAAAGAAAATGAAGTTATTGTAGGTTTACAAACCGATGTTCTTTTAAAAAGAGCTATGAAGCCTTTTGGTGGTATTAAATTGGTAGAATCTGCTGTAGCAGAAAGAGGATTGAAGGTATCTGATGAAGTGGTTAAAATTTTTAATTATGCAAAGGATCATAACCAAGCTGTTTTTAGTGCTTATGATAGCGAAATTAGAGCCTATCGTTCAAAACACTTATTAACTGGTCTGCCTGATAATTATGCTAGAGGAAGAATAATTGGTGATTTTAGAAGAATCGCTCTTTATGGAGTCGATCGTTTGATTGAAATCAAGAAAAACGATTTTGCGGCTGTTGCTGGTGAAATGACCGATCACAAAGTGCGTCTTAGAGAAGAAATTTCAGAGCAAATAAAAGCCTTACAGGATATGAAAATCATGGCCAATTCTTATGGCATTGATATTTCTGTTCCTGCGACCAACGCACAAGAAGCTGTACAATTTACTTACTTGGCTTATTTAAGTGCTGTAAAAGAACAAGATGGTGCTGCTATGTCACTTGGTAACGTATCATCATTTTTAGATATTTTTATAGAAAATGATTTAAAATCTGGTCTAATTACCGAAGAAGAAGCCCAAGAATTTATAGACCAATTTGTCATGAAACTGCGTTTGGTTCGTCACTTGCGTCCAGGTGCTTATGATGAAATCTTTGGTGGGGATCCAACTTGGGTGACTGAAGCCATTGGCGGACAACTTAATGATGGTAGAACTAAAGTAACTAAAACCTCTTTTAGATTTTTGCAAACACTTTATAACTTGGGCGCTTCTCCAGAGCCAAATTTAACAATTTTATGGTCTCAAAATTTACCAATAGGTTTTAAAGATTTTTGTGCACAAGTATCTATTGACACATCATCCCTACAATATGAAAATGATGATTTGATGCGTACCAATAGAGGTTCTGATGACTACGGAATTGCTTGTTGTGTTTCTTACCAAAAAATTGGAAAAACAATTCAACACTTTGGAGCCCGTGCCAATTTGCCAAAAGCCTTATTAATGGCTTTGAATGGCGGTAGAGAAGAAGATAAAGGATCAGTAGTTATTAGAAATATTCCTCAAATGGAAGATGGTGTTTTAGACTATGATTCTGTTAAGAATATGTTCAAAATAACTTTGGCTGAAGTGGCAAGAGTTTATGCAAAATCCATGTACATAATTCATTATATGCATGACAAATACTATTACGAAAGAGCCCAAATGGCTTTGATTGATAGTGATCCTAATATTGATATCGCTTATGGTGCAGCCGGAATTTCTATCATCGCCGATTCACTTTCAGCAATTAAATATGCTAAAGTAACTCCAGTAAGAAACGATATCGGATTAACTGTAGATTTCAATATTGAAGGTGATTTTCCAAAATTCGGTAATGATGATGACAGAGTCGATAGCATTGCACAAGAAATCACTACTATTTTTATTGAGGAATTAAGAAAACACAAGGCTTATAAAAATGCCACTCCTACTCTATCTTTATTGACAATTACATCAAATGTAATGTATGGTTCAAATACAGGTTCCACACCGGATGGTCGTAAAGCTGGTGAGGCTTTTGCTCCTGGAGCAAATCCAATGCACGGTAGAGATGTAAATGGTGCTATCGCTTCCTTAAATTCAGTAAGTAAATTGAATTATGAAGATGCTCAAGATGGTATATCATACACATTCACAATGGTACCAAAATCTTTAGGATCTGACAAAGAAGAACAAATTTTAAATTTGGAAACCATCTTAGACAGTTATTTTGGAAAAAATGCGCACCACTTGAATGTCAATGTTTTAGATAAAGAAACCTTAATGGATGCTTACAATCACCCGGAGAACTATCCTCAATTAACCATTAGAGTTTCTGGTTATGCAGTGAATTTCGTTCGATTGTCCAAAGCACATCAATTGGAAGTTATTACAAGAACTTTTCACGAAACAATGTAA
- a CDS encoding DUF1572 family protein: MIETLKTLFNRDLNRLKLEIESFQNESKIWSIDRNISNSAGNLCLHLIGNLNTYIGVQIGKTNYIRNRELEFSNKDIPKEILIAQIEATTQIVNDALILLTEEDLKKEYPILVFEAKTSTEFLLIHLTTHLTYHLGQINYHRRLLDN; the protein is encoded by the coding sequence ATGATAGAGACTTTAAAAACTTTGTTTAACAGGGACCTAAATAGACTAAAATTGGAGATTGAATCATTCCAGAATGAAAGTAAGATTTGGAGTATTGATCGAAATATATCTAATTCGGCAGGGAATCTTTGCTTGCATTTAATTGGGAATCTAAATACCTATATCGGAGTTCAAATTGGAAAAACAAACTATATCAGAAATCGGGAACTGGAATTTTCCAATAAAGACATTCCAAAAGAAATACTCATAGCCCAAATAGAAGCAACAACACAAATAGTTAATGATGCTCTTATACTTTTAACGGAAGAAGATTTAAAAAAGGAATATCCAATTTTAGTTTTTGAAGCTAAAACTTCAACAGAATTTCTGTTAATTCACCTCACAACACATCTTACCTATCACTTGGGCCAAATAAATTATCACAGACGATTACTCGATAATTAG
- a CDS encoding nuclear transport factor 2 family protein: MNPNEQLIFKFYTAFANGDAKTMCECYHPEIQFQDPAFGILKGNDACQMWKMLIEKSKGNIKIEFSDIKADDYIGTAKWIATYNFSKTNRKVINVIHGEFKFQDGLIIRHTDNFDIWKWAKQALGFKGLLFGWTGFMQKKIQEQALTSLNNYTKTIS; the protein is encoded by the coding sequence ATGAATCCAAACGAACAACTAATATTTAAGTTCTATACTGCTTTTGCAAATGGTGATGCCAAAACGATGTGTGAATGTTATCATCCCGAAATTCAATTTCAAGATCCTGCTTTTGGTATACTAAAAGGAAATGATGCTTGTCAAATGTGGAAAATGTTGATTGAAAAAAGTAAAGGGAATATTAAAATTGAATTTTCGGATATTAAAGCTGATGATTATATAGGAACTGCAAAATGGATCGCTACCTATAATTTTAGCAAAACCAATAGAAAAGTTATTAATGTTATTCATGGTGAATTTAAGTTTCAGGATGGTTTAATTATTAGACATACCGATAATTTTGACATTTGGAAATGGGCTAAACAAGCATTAGGTTTCAAAGGATTATTGTTTGGTTGGACAGGTTTTATGCAAAAGAAAATACAAGAACAAGCGCTAACTTCTTTAAACAACTATACTAAAACAATTTCATAG
- a CDS encoding Ig-like domain-containing protein has protein sequence MNTKKLITTIAIALVVLITGCSKDDVEQVTGESAIVTSANPENGSINVPLDQKISVVFNQEMKASTFDSSSFTVQGTTLVAGTVSITGKTATFIPTAPLTANTTYTGTIKTTVQNILGQALEADYVWTFSTGTTLNPMVLSSDPVNKTTNVVLNKVVAVNFNMPMNQTTINANSFTVKQGAATVEGSISYNGTIAYFKPNTSLMANTQYTATITTEAKNIQGTALSSNYVWTFTTGATTAPTVVSTDPLDNATATMLNKSISATFSIAIDPKTINDKTFIVKNGNTAVIGIVTYTGTTATFDPSSDLLPGTTYTATISGAKNLAGVALANDYIWNFSTSSTLVGNTVNLGSAERFGILAGVGVSNNAGFSEIRNMDVGISPGVRSSITGFPPAIIVEGAIYASDDIAPPGIGAMLIKAKQDLTNAYLFAEGASTPAPATVSGDQGGKTLAPGIYKSTSTLLIQSGDLTLDAQGDANAVWIFQVASDFTTVGGAGGNVILSGGAQAKNIFWQVGRSATIGNYTIFKGNILALTSITLNSHATVQGRMLARNGSIVMTHTNIISKP, from the coding sequence ATGAATACTAAAAAACTAATAACGACAATTGCGATAGCACTTGTTGTTTTAATAACTGGATGCTCAAAGGACGATGTAGAACAAGTAACTGGTGAATCTGCTATAGTTACTTCCGCTAATCCAGAAAATGGATCTATAAATGTCCCTTTGGATCAAAAAATTTCGGTAGTTTTCAATCAAGAGATGAAAGCCTCCACATTTGATTCCTCGTCTTTTACAGTACAAGGAACAACATTGGTTGCAGGAACAGTTTCCATTACTGGAAAAACAGCTACGTTTATTCCAACTGCTCCGCTTACCGCCAATACAACGTACACAGGTACTATTAAAACAACTGTGCAAAATATACTGGGCCAAGCCTTAGAAGCAGATTATGTTTGGACTTTTAGTACAGGAACCACCCTAAACCCAATGGTGCTTTCATCTGATCCTGTCAATAAAACTACCAATGTAGTCCTTAATAAAGTAGTCGCTGTTAATTTTAATATGCCAATGAATCAAACTACTATAAATGCAAATAGTTTTACTGTCAAACAAGGAGCAGCAACAGTTGAGGGAAGTATTTCATATAATGGAACAATAGCGTATTTTAAGCCAAATACTTCTTTAATGGCTAATACACAATATACAGCTACAATTACGACAGAAGCCAAAAATATACAAGGAACAGCTTTGAGTTCTAATTATGTTTGGACGTTTACCACTGGAGCTACAACAGCACCAACGGTAGTCTCTACTGATCCTTTAGATAATGCAACAGCAACAATGCTTAACAAATCGATTTCTGCTACTTTCAGTATCGCTATAGATCCTAAAACCATTAATGACAAAACATTTATTGTAAAAAATGGAAATACAGCAGTGATAGGAATTGTTACCTATACAGGTACTACAGCCACTTTTGATCCAAGTAGTGATCTTTTGCCAGGAACAACTTATACTGCAACAATTTCCGGAGCCAAAAATTTGGCGGGTGTTGCATTAGCTAACGATTATATATGGAATTTCAGCACGAGTTCTACATTAGTTGGTAACACCGTAAACCTTGGATCAGCTGAGAGGTTCGGAATTCTGGCTGGTGTTGGAGTAAGCAATAATGCAGGTTTTAGCGAAATAAGAAATATGGACGTAGGAATAAGTCCGGGAGTTCGATCTTCGATTACTGGCTTTCCGCCTGCAATAATCGTAGAAGGTGCTATTTACGCTTCTGATGATATTGCTCCTCCTGGAATAGGTGCTATGCTAATAAAAGCCAAACAAGATTTGACAAATGCCTATCTTTTTGCCGAAGGTGCTTCAACACCAGCACCAGCAACGGTATCTGGAGATCAAGGTGGTAAAACACTGGCCCCTGGTATTTATAAATCGACTTCTACCCTTTTAATACAATCTGGAGATTTAACTCTTGACGCACAAGGAGATGCTAATGCTGTTTGGATTTTTCAAGTAGCCTCAGACTTTACAACTGTTGGTGGAGCCGGCGGAAATGTTATTTTGAGTGGCGGTGCTCAAGCCAAAAATATCTTTTGGCAAGTGGGTAGATCTGCAACAATTGGAAACTATACTATATTTAAAGGAAATATATTGGCATTGACATCAATAACACTGAATTCACATGCTACTGTCCAAGGTAGAATGTTAGCCAGAAATGGTTCTATCGTTATGACGCATACTAATATTATTTCTAAGCCATAA